The proteins below come from a single Thermopolyspora flexuosa genomic window:
- a CDS encoding helicase-related protein — translation MINEQDDLLPELGNRQQALELTVQKTTTPEDRRRALIQSLGLPQDFEEATSYQVRDEFEEIVRRDLLGPWGGDLEQFPPRAMGPRERYLVGMLGPKHTPKPSLEAAADMPDTESGVSGDGHEDELGEVMTPQNLGRIWASSMGLAFAVKADVHAVAVTASWGRYTKARVERDDGKTVSVWAREPVRVDKEIRLDGEPSYRVSLTGGDNGVLLAVAVRPQQDGRRVVELTLINAQPEPETNPDTAWLFQSELVVRALDGNSAIFLPIDDPLDDTEWEGVDLEEKHLRLLYRNERRYANGRNVAVHASVREGERLAHELRTTWIPVYEVPATVAASEGLAGVELSMDVLAEATPERLKAGLAPLADGYAAWLDRQRDRIPELPVPLRDTAEKAVHAAREVAERIRAGITLLTDPAQPRHEEALRAFRFANRAMALQRKHTTAARLREEYGWDYRLAIDKVEKQGPKAASWRPFQLAFVLLNLPALTHPGHPERAPDRSGLVDLLFFPTGGGKTEAYLGLTAYTLAIRRLQGVIGDGADRRDGRAGVAVLMRYTLRLLTAQQFQRAAALICAAEVLRREDPETWGREPFRIGLWVGGGMSPNWFEEAYEQIKEAREAGDGKRTNVLQTLSCPWCGERLQGHQNLHPDEDLRRVFLYCPRGEGDDPCPFSKRGEEATLRPWLERIAAEAAPSARSDAERAELIASRTRALLAVSREGLPILTVDEEIYRYAPGLVIATVDKLAQLPWKGFAGILFGRVTRRCPRHGYRHDDLDEHTGCAERHHAKGDLEAVKYSEPVVRLRPPDLIIQDELHLISGALGTTVGLFEAAVAELCTWRLPDGTETGPKIVASTATTKQAAQQVLGVFGKNLAVFPPQVIDVGDTFFSRQVPVSPEHPGRRYLGLCAHGVRLKSAEIRLAEILLLAGQTLFDKYGEPADPYMTVVGYFNATRELAGMRRYVDDDVTTRVRSHGTRKGLSNRITSDSGMLNVQELTSRISSGDISDVLRRLEHGFDPDLDTTPRRKQIAAEWADVYKVKDASKRRKAHPLAERWRARLQDNAVPVDVALATSMLQVGVDVPRFGLMMVVGQPKNTAEYIQASSRVGRDPRRPGLVVTLYNWSRPRDLAHYEDFEHYHATFYRQVEALSVTPFTRRALDRGATATYVAAVRNAYEEFSRNVDAHDVPLDDDRVKRIEDRFLDRAQAIGEERARGYLEERLKVIRDLWSEKRTGSTRLGYRDGTFKKQPLVGLLHPAGDGKWGDLTVGQSMRETENEINLLLPGGGQIFTPLYGAPSWTMSPLDATSASPDVPEGDELGESALNRRR, via the coding sequence ATGATCAACGAGCAGGATGACCTGCTCCCGGAGCTGGGAAATCGGCAGCAGGCGTTGGAACTGACAGTGCAGAAGACGACGACTCCCGAGGACAGGCGGCGGGCGCTCATCCAGAGCCTGGGCCTGCCACAGGATTTCGAGGAGGCCACCTCCTACCAGGTACGGGATGAATTCGAGGAGATCGTCCGTCGTGACCTGCTAGGACCTTGGGGTGGCGATCTGGAGCAGTTCCCGCCTAGGGCGATGGGGCCCCGGGAACGGTACCTGGTCGGCATGCTCGGCCCGAAGCACACCCCGAAGCCGTCCCTCGAGGCGGCTGCGGATATGCCGGACACCGAGTCCGGGGTGTCCGGGGATGGCCATGAGGACGAGCTGGGCGAGGTGATGACGCCACAGAACCTCGGTCGGATCTGGGCCTCCTCGATGGGGCTGGCGTTCGCGGTCAAGGCCGACGTGCACGCGGTCGCCGTCACGGCCTCTTGGGGCCGCTACACCAAGGCCCGTGTGGAGCGGGACGACGGCAAGACGGTGAGCGTCTGGGCTCGCGAGCCGGTCCGCGTGGACAAGGAGATCCGGCTCGATGGCGAGCCCTCGTACCGCGTCTCGCTTACCGGCGGCGACAACGGCGTCCTGCTCGCAGTGGCCGTACGTCCGCAGCAGGACGGCCGGCGGGTGGTCGAGCTCACGCTGATCAACGCGCAGCCCGAGCCGGAGACCAACCCGGACACCGCCTGGCTGTTCCAGTCCGAGCTCGTCGTTCGCGCTCTCGACGGCAATAGCGCGATCTTCCTGCCGATCGACGACCCGCTCGACGACACCGAGTGGGAGGGCGTCGATCTCGAGGAGAAGCACCTACGGCTGCTGTACCGCAACGAGCGCCGCTACGCCAACGGCCGCAACGTCGCCGTCCACGCCTCGGTGCGCGAGGGCGAGCGCCTCGCCCACGAACTGCGCACCACCTGGATCCCCGTCTACGAGGTGCCCGCCACCGTGGCCGCGAGCGAAGGGCTCGCCGGCGTCGAGCTGTCCATGGACGTCCTCGCCGAGGCCACCCCGGAGCGGCTGAAGGCCGGGCTCGCCCCGCTCGCCGACGGGTACGCGGCCTGGCTCGACCGGCAGCGTGACCGCATCCCCGAGCTGCCCGTCCCGCTGCGCGACACCGCGGAGAAGGCCGTGCACGCCGCCCGCGAGGTGGCCGAACGCATCCGTGCGGGCATCACCCTGCTCACCGACCCGGCCCAGCCCCGCCACGAGGAGGCCCTGCGGGCGTTCCGGTTCGCCAACCGGGCGATGGCCCTGCAACGGAAGCACACCACCGCGGCGCGGCTGCGCGAGGAGTACGGCTGGGACTACCGCCTGGCCATCGACAAGGTGGAGAAGCAGGGCCCGAAGGCCGCGTCGTGGCGGCCGTTCCAGCTCGCGTTCGTGCTGCTCAACCTTCCGGCGCTCACCCACCCGGGACACCCGGAGCGCGCCCCGGATCGTTCCGGCCTGGTGGACCTGCTGTTCTTCCCCACCGGTGGCGGCAAGACCGAGGCGTACCTCGGCCTCACCGCGTACACCCTCGCCATCCGCCGCCTCCAGGGCGTGATCGGCGACGGCGCCGACAGGCGCGACGGTCGGGCCGGTGTCGCCGTGCTCATGCGCTACACGCTGCGGCTGCTCACCGCCCAGCAGTTCCAGCGGGCCGCCGCGCTCATCTGCGCCGCCGAGGTGCTGCGCCGCGAGGACCCGGAGACCTGGGGGCGCGAGCCGTTCCGCATCGGCCTGTGGGTCGGCGGCGGCATGTCGCCCAACTGGTTCGAGGAGGCCTACGAGCAGATCAAGGAGGCCCGGGAGGCGGGCGACGGCAAGCGCACCAACGTGCTGCAGACGCTGAGCTGCCCGTGGTGCGGCGAACGCCTGCAGGGCCACCAGAATCTCCACCCCGACGAGGACCTCCGCCGGGTCTTCCTCTACTGCCCGCGCGGCGAGGGGGACGACCCCTGCCCGTTCTCGAAGCGCGGCGAGGAGGCGACGCTGCGCCCGTGGCTGGAGAGGATCGCCGCCGAGGCGGCCCCGTCCGCCCGCAGCGACGCGGAGCGCGCCGAGCTGATCGCGTCCCGGACGCGGGCGCTGCTCGCGGTGAGCCGCGAAGGGCTGCCGATCCTCACCGTCGACGAGGAGATCTACCGGTACGCGCCCGGCCTGGTGATCGCCACCGTGGACAAGCTGGCCCAGCTCCCCTGGAAGGGGTTCGCCGGCATCCTGTTCGGCCGGGTCACCCGGCGCTGCCCCCGCCACGGCTACCGGCACGACGATCTCGACGAGCACACCGGCTGCGCCGAACGGCACCATGCCAAGGGCGACCTCGAGGCGGTGAAGTACAGCGAGCCCGTGGTCCGGCTCCGCCCGCCGGACCTCATCATCCAGGACGAGCTCCACCTCATCTCCGGCGCGCTCGGCACCACGGTCGGCCTCTTCGAGGCGGCGGTCGCCGAGCTGTGCACCTGGCGGCTTCCCGACGGCACCGAGACCGGACCGAAGATCGTCGCGTCGACGGCGACGACCAAGCAGGCCGCACAGCAGGTGCTCGGCGTGTTCGGTAAAAACCTCGCGGTCTTCCCGCCGCAGGTGATCGACGTCGGCGACACGTTCTTCTCCCGGCAGGTCCCGGTCTCCCCGGAACACCCCGGCCGCCGCTACCTGGGGCTGTGCGCGCACGGCGTGCGGCTCAAGTCGGCCGAGATCCGGCTCGCCGAGATCCTGCTGCTCGCCGGGCAGACGCTGTTCGACAAGTACGGCGAGCCCGCCGACCCGTACATGACGGTGGTCGGCTACTTCAACGCGACCCGCGAGCTCGCCGGCATGCGCCGGTACGTCGACGACGACGTGACCACCCGGGTGCGCAGCCACGGCACCCGCAAGGGCCTGTCGAACCGGATCACCTCCGACTCAGGCATGCTGAACGTGCAGGAGCTCACCTCGCGGATCTCCTCCGGCGACATCAGCGACGTGCTGCGGCGGCTTGAGCATGGATTCGACCCCGACCTCGACACCACGCCGCGCCGTAAGCAGATCGCCGCCGAGTGGGCCGACGTCTACAAGGTGAAGGACGCCAGTAAGCGCCGCAAGGCGCATCCGCTCGCCGAGCGATGGCGCGCCCGCCTCCAGGACAACGCGGTACCCGTCGACGTCGCGCTCGCCACCTCGATGCTCCAGGTCGGCGTCGACGTGCCCCGCTTCGGCCTGATGATGGTCGTCGGCCAGCCGAAGAACACCGCCGAGTACATCCAGGCGTCGTCGCGGGTCGGCCGCGACCCCAGGCGGCCCGGCCTGGTGGTCACCCTCTACAACTGGTCCCGGCCCCGCGACCTGGCGCACTACGAGGACTTCGAGCACTACCACGCCACCTTCTACCGGCAGGTCGAGGCGCTGTCGGTCACCCCGTTCACCCGGCGGGCGCTCGACCGCGGCGCGACCGCCACGTACGTGGCGGCGGTGCGCAACGCGTACGAGGAGTTCTCCCGCAACGTCGACGCCCACGACGTGCCGCTCGACGACGACCGGGTGAAGCGGATCGAGGATCGGTTCCTCGACCGGGCCCAGGCGATCGGCGAGGAGCGGGCCAGGGGCTACCTGGAGGAGCGCCTCAAGGTCATCCGGGATCTGTGGAGCGAGAAGAGGACCGGTTCCACCCGGCTCGGCTACCGCGACGGCACCTTCAAGAAGCAGCCCCTGGTGGGCCTGCTCCACCCGGCCGGCGACGGCAAGTGGGGCGACCTCACCGTCGGCCAGTCGATGCGCGAGACCGAGAACGAGATCAACCTGCTGCTCCCCGGCGGCGGCCAGATCTTCACCCCGCTGTACGGCGCGCCGTCGTGGACGATGTCCCCGTTGGACGCCACGTCCGCCTCGCCGGACGTCCCCGAGGGTGACGAGCTGGGCGAGTCCGCGCTGAACAGGAGGCGCTAA
- the drmB gene encoding DUF1998 domain-containing protein — MASEKYRTRVGSVRPSHLMFTSGVGALVDLPNFSVLVKGLDEWRYDGAHGWEPLVEPRLLAAVQSLPYRKGEPEYLDFRQVKELRPAPWLAGLDQNPAGPASRVGVPTLPFPSWMRCTACNLLAPIDSKVFGFENDKPRKPHEARFFHENCGRKRKGRKPLAVAARFVLACTAGHLDDFPYVEFVHRGQPCPKVSHPTLEMNDRGGNLGANVAIKCMNCEAQRNIREWMGDRNLVRLPRCRGRHPHLSWFAEGGCDRQLYVLVVGASNQWFPQTLSALAVPQSGARAVEATVEKHWKALEPLPKSMYPWARENVGAFRELAKWSDDEIWEAVERLKARREGGTDASSGGYPDLRTPEWEAFTGHPLPEENDDFAVRRLTEIPAALRGIYADVVQAERLREVRTLIGFTRLDAPDPDDPDLVTRAPVTRGSPQWLPATEVRGEGIFLRLPEDLLREWEDRVAESVAVREHREAYIRFRKHRFSTRIQGPFDPERGWPGPRYYALHTLSHLLIRTIALECGYSSASLTERIYAGTPDDPRSGILIYTAVPDAEGTLGGLVSLAEPDRLVEITRRALRDARHCSSDPLCAERLPQAPEDFLHGAACHVCLFVSETTCERGNRYLDRRFIVPIGDEPKLALFPELP; from the coding sequence ATGGCGAGCGAGAAATACCGCACCCGCGTCGGCTCGGTACGGCCCAGCCACCTCATGTTCACCAGCGGGGTGGGGGCGCTCGTCGACCTGCCGAACTTCTCCGTGCTCGTCAAGGGCCTGGACGAGTGGCGGTACGACGGGGCGCACGGCTGGGAGCCGCTCGTCGAGCCGCGCCTGCTCGCCGCCGTGCAGTCCCTCCCGTACCGCAAGGGGGAGCCGGAGTACCTCGACTTCCGGCAGGTGAAGGAGCTGCGGCCCGCGCCGTGGCTCGCCGGGCTCGACCAGAACCCGGCCGGGCCGGCGTCCCGGGTCGGCGTGCCCACCCTGCCGTTCCCGAGCTGGATGCGCTGCACCGCCTGCAACCTGCTCGCCCCGATCGACTCGAAGGTCTTCGGCTTCGAGAACGACAAGCCGCGCAAGCCGCACGAGGCCCGGTTCTTCCACGAGAACTGCGGCCGCAAGCGCAAGGGGCGCAAGCCGCTCGCCGTCGCCGCCCGCTTCGTGCTCGCCTGCACGGCCGGGCACCTCGACGACTTCCCGTACGTCGAGTTCGTGCACCGCGGCCAGCCGTGCCCCAAGGTGAGCCACCCCACGCTGGAGATGAACGACCGCGGTGGCAACCTCGGCGCGAACGTCGCGATCAAGTGCATGAACTGCGAGGCCCAGCGCAACATCCGCGAGTGGATGGGGGACCGGAACCTGGTGCGGCTGCCCCGCTGCCGGGGGCGGCACCCCCACCTGTCGTGGTTCGCCGAGGGCGGCTGCGACCGGCAGCTGTACGTGCTCGTCGTCGGCGCCTCGAACCAGTGGTTCCCGCAGACGCTGTCCGCGCTCGCCGTACCGCAGAGCGGGGCGCGGGCGGTGGAGGCGACGGTCGAGAAACACTGGAAGGCGCTGGAGCCCTTGCCGAAGTCGATGTACCCGTGGGCGCGGGAGAACGTCGGCGCCTTCCGTGAGCTCGCCAAGTGGAGCGACGACGAGATCTGGGAGGCGGTCGAGCGGCTCAAGGCGCGGCGCGAGGGCGGCACGGACGCCTCCTCCGGCGGCTACCCCGACCTGCGGACCCCCGAATGGGAGGCGTTCACCGGCCATCCGCTGCCCGAGGAGAACGACGACTTCGCCGTCCGCCGGCTCACCGAGATCCCGGCCGCGCTGCGCGGCATCTACGCCGACGTGGTGCAGGCCGAGCGGCTGCGCGAGGTGCGCACGCTGATCGGGTTCACCCGGCTGGACGCGCCCGACCCCGACGACCCGGATCTGGTCACCCGGGCGCCGGTCACCCGGGGCAGCCCGCAGTGGCTGCCCGCCACCGAGGTGCGCGGCGAGGGCATCTTCCTGCGGCTGCCGGAGGACCTGCTTCGCGAATGGGAGGACCGGGTCGCCGAGTCGGTCGCGGTGCGCGAGCACCGCGAGGCGTACATCCGGTTCCGCAAGCACCGCTTCTCCACCCGCATCCAAGGCCCGTTCGACCCCGAACGCGGCTGGCCCGGGCCGAGGTACTACGCCCTGCACACCCTGTCGCACCTGCTGATCCGCACCATCGCGCTGGAGTGCGGGTACAGCTCGGCGAGCCTGACGGAGCGCATCTACGCGGGCACCCCGGACGATCCGCGCAGCGGCATCCTCATCTACACGGCGGTCCCCGACGCCGAGGGCACCCTGGGCGGGCTCGTCTCGCTCGCCGAGCCCGACCGGCTCGTCGAGATCACCCGCAGGGCGCTGCGGGACGCCCGGCACTGCTCCTCCGACCCGCTGTGCGCGGAACGGCTGCCGCAGGCGCCGGAGGACTTCCTCCACGGGGCCGCCTGCCACGTGTGCCTGTTCGTCTCGGAGACCACGTGCGAGCGCGGCAACCGGTACCTCGACCGGCGGTTCATCGTGCCGATCGGAGACGAGCCGAAGCTCGCGCTCTTCCCCGAGCTGCCGTGA
- the drmC gene encoding DISARM system phospholipase D-like protein DrmC: MRRRRDVEEAVAAAVAPLDPGDLLVLADRIEQGWPREGILAAVPRPGFGRAAAAVLDAVPAGTVSSAELAAYLRGIAAGRAQAADPVRVEMVWSGPRTLEVPVRATASALVELVGEASRELTLMTYAAVPYRPLLDALAAAVGRGVTVRVVVETLQGAGSALAGAEPAAAFAEVTGIELWHWPAGRRAGSGNGADGDGGARMHAKLAVADARALWVSSANLTPAGVSRNIEAGVIVRGGTAPLRAAEHIDRLRATGVLQRLR; this comes from the coding sequence GTGAGACGACGCCGGGACGTGGAGGAGGCGGTCGCCGCCGCGGTCGCGCCCCTCGACCCGGGGGACCTGCTGGTGCTCGCCGACCGCATCGAGCAGGGCTGGCCGCGTGAGGGGATCCTCGCCGCGGTGCCGCGGCCCGGGTTCGGCCGGGCCGCGGCGGCCGTGCTCGACGCCGTGCCCGCCGGTACGGTGTCGTCGGCCGAGCTCGCCGCCTACCTGCGCGGGATCGCCGCGGGGCGGGCCCAGGCCGCCGACCCGGTGCGGGTGGAGATGGTGTGGAGCGGGCCGCGGACCCTGGAGGTGCCCGTTCGGGCCACCGCGAGCGCGCTCGTCGAGCTCGTCGGCGAGGCGTCCCGGGAGCTGACGCTGATGACGTACGCGGCCGTGCCGTACCGGCCGCTGCTCGACGCGCTCGCGGCGGCGGTCGGCCGGGGCGTCACCGTGCGGGTGGTGGTCGAGACGCTGCAGGGGGCCGGGTCTGCGCTCGCCGGGGCCGAGCCCGCGGCCGCGTTCGCCGAGGTCACCGGCATCGAGCTGTGGCACTGGCCGGCCGGGCGGCGGGCCGGGAGCGGCAACGGGGCGGACGGGGACGGCGGGGCGCGGATGCACGCCAAGCTCGCCGTCGCCGACGCGCGGGCGCTGTGGGTGTCGAGCGCCAACCTCACCCCGGCGGGGGTCTCCCGGAACATCGAGGCCGGAGTGATCGTACGCGGCGGCACCGCGCCGCTCCGGGCCGCCGAGCACATCGACCGGCTGCGCGCCACCGGAGTGCTGCAGCGGCTGCGCTAG
- a CDS encoding N-6 DNA methylase has product MTGEARVAAADIARLAGVGRTAVSNWRRRFPDFPRPVGGTPSNPLFSMAEVEAWLRGQGKPVHLPEDERVWHRIRNAAGDADPLGLVAALAAALVAVGHRRLQQAGDAELRDALPPDLADTPLPLLRAVGELAADRGDAATVEFLCRRYAEAQPRRPQSVEPEVAPVMAELLGPCRTVLDPLCGFGPLLLAAAPRAERLLGQERDPALARLAAARLAAARAGEHDVRPGDALTRDAFRGAEADGVLCIPPFGERAWGHDELTNDPRWLHGLPPRGEPELAWVQHCLAHLRPGGHAVVLMPAAAASRRSGRRIRSRLLRTGTLRGVIALPPGAAPHSAAAPHLWVLRRPGADDEVPPRVLLAACALDQVVPTWRSFLHEEAPTGAARAVPVVELLDDEVDLTPARHLPAPPPPPAPVADLERARAELAALGAGIAELLPTVSARTRELTMTTLGELARAGAVRLEQTPMRMRADAGDRPVLTAKDVVVGRGPTGTGTAEPGAVVARAGDIVIPVIARGVTARVVEEEVLLGPHLYLVRADPRAFDPYFLAGFLRLTAPPGSALSSRGQRVDLRRARVPRLPIADQRRYGEAFRRLEEFEAALARLSADGHGLAERIRDGIVLGELQPGP; this is encoded by the coding sequence ATGACAGGGGAGGCCAGGGTCGCCGCGGCCGACATCGCCCGGCTCGCCGGCGTGGGGCGGACCGCGGTCAGCAACTGGCGCCGCCGGTTCCCGGACTTCCCGCGGCCGGTCGGCGGCACGCCGTCCAACCCGCTGTTCTCCATGGCCGAGGTCGAGGCGTGGCTGCGCGGCCAGGGGAAACCGGTCCACCTGCCCGAGGACGAGCGGGTGTGGCACCGGATCCGGAACGCCGCGGGCGACGCCGACCCGCTCGGCCTCGTCGCGGCCCTCGCCGCCGCGCTCGTCGCGGTCGGCCACCGCAGGCTTCAGCAGGCAGGTGACGCCGAGCTCCGCGACGCACTGCCACCGGACCTCGCCGACACCCCGCTGCCCCTGCTGCGCGCCGTCGGCGAGCTCGCGGCCGATCGCGGCGATGCCGCCACCGTCGAGTTCCTCTGCCGCAGGTACGCGGAGGCCCAACCGCGCCGCCCGCAGAGCGTCGAGCCCGAGGTCGCCCCGGTGATGGCCGAGCTGCTCGGGCCGTGCCGTACCGTGCTGGACCCGCTGTGCGGATTCGGCCCGCTGCTGCTCGCCGCCGCGCCCCGCGCCGAACGGCTGCTCGGCCAGGAACGCGACCCGGCGCTCGCCCGCCTGGCCGCCGCCCGCCTCGCCGCCGCCAGGGCGGGCGAGCACGACGTACGGCCCGGCGACGCGCTCACCCGGGACGCGTTCCGCGGGGCCGAGGCGGACGGCGTGCTCTGCATCCCGCCGTTCGGCGAACGCGCCTGGGGGCACGACGAGCTCACCAACGACCCGCGCTGGCTGCACGGCCTGCCGCCGCGCGGCGAGCCCGAGCTCGCCTGGGTACAGCACTGCCTCGCCCACCTGCGGCCCGGCGGGCACGCCGTCGTCCTCATGCCCGCGGCGGCCGCGTCCCGCCGCTCCGGGCGGCGCATCCGGTCCCGGCTGCTGCGCACCGGCACCCTGCGCGGCGTGATCGCGCTGCCGCCCGGCGCCGCCCCGCACTCGGCGGCGGCACCCCACCTGTGGGTGCTGCGCCGTCCCGGGGCCGACGACGAGGTGCCGCCACGGGTACTGCTCGCCGCCTGCGCCCTCGACCAGGTCGTGCCCACCTGGCGGTCGTTCCTGCACGAGGAGGCGCCGACCGGCGCGGCCCGGGCCGTACCGGTGGTCGAGCTGCTCGACGACGAGGTCGATCTCACCCCGGCGCGGCACCTGCCCGCACCGCCCCCGCCCCCGGCCCCGGTGGCGGACCTGGAGCGGGCCCGCGCCGAGCTCGCCGCCCTCGGCGCCGGCATCGCCGAGCTGCTACCCACCGTAAGCGCCCGGACCCGCGAGCTGACCATGACCACCCTCGGCGAGCTCGCCCGCGCCGGGGCCGTCCGGCTGGAGCAGACCCCGATGCGGATGCGGGCCGACGCGGGCGACCGGCCGGTGCTCACCGCCAAAGACGTCGTGGTGGGCCGCGGCCCCACCGGCACCGGTACGGCCGAGCCTGGTGCCGTGGTCGCCCGTGCCGGGGACATCGTGATCCCGGTGATCGCCCGGGGCGTCACCGCACGGGTGGTGGAGGAGGAGGTGCTGCTCGGCCCGCACCTGTACCTCGTGCGCGCCGACCCAAGGGCCTTCGACCCGTACTTCCTCGCCGGGTTCCTGCGCCTGACCGCGCCGCCCGGCTCGGCCCTGTCCTCCCGCGGCCAGCGGGTCGACCTGCGGCGGGCCCGGGTACCGCGGCTGCCCATCGCCGACCAGCGCCGGTACGGCGAGGCGTTCCGGCGGCTGGAGGAGTTCGAGGCGGCGCTGGCCCGGCTGTCGGCCGACGGCCACGGTCTGGCGGAACGAATCCGTGACGGAATCGTTCTTGGCGAACTGCAACCGGGGCCATGA
- a CDS encoding serine/threonine-protein kinase, translated as MGEVWFGYDKRLDRPIAIKFIRIDRLSDGRADDELTRRFVRESRITARMNHPGVPVVYDCGTHEDKLYLVMQQIEGCSVSDLIAEVEPLPVPWAAAIAAQVCSVLAAAHANSLVHRDLKPSNLMICPDGSVKVLDFGVAAALTPDATKITATGTAIGTPEYMAPEQALSGTTSPQSDLYSLGVVLDEMLTGRNQFSAPTPLASMRRHLDAPPTPPRKRRPDVPEELERLVLWLLEKTPDRRPPDAATVYDHLVGFCRELPPLPGFVDQSRRSPARMYTSVLPPLAASGRSAVETPPPPRPVPPRSRTAEPTTPTPSIGRTDIELAMQEAKDLKGEARFSQAAEVLARVVEPATRAFGAHDAGVIDLRIEYADVLFLGGDYRRAAPEFRRLAEDLAEREGPDDSLVLRFRLMEANCHAAAGETSLALTQLTGLLEDEKRYGVDEDRILELRRQIGLLQLGSGDRAGAARTFRELLPDLERRSGPDNPNLHRVKEILDGLEGEG; from the coding sequence ATGGGCGAGGTGTGGTTCGGCTACGACAAACGCCTGGACCGTCCCATCGCCATCAAGTTCATCCGGATCGACCGGTTGTCCGACGGCCGGGCCGACGACGAACTGACCCGCCGCTTCGTCCGGGAATCACGGATCACCGCCCGGATGAACCATCCGGGCGTCCCCGTCGTCTACGACTGCGGCACGCACGAGGACAAGCTGTATCTCGTCATGCAGCAGATCGAGGGGTGCTCGGTCTCCGATCTCATCGCCGAGGTGGAGCCCCTCCCGGTGCCCTGGGCGGCCGCCATCGCCGCGCAGGTGTGCAGCGTGCTCGCCGCCGCGCACGCCAACTCGCTCGTGCACCGCGACCTCAAGCCGTCCAACCTCATGATCTGCCCCGACGGCTCGGTGAAGGTGCTCGACTTCGGCGTGGCCGCCGCGCTCACGCCCGACGCGACCAAGATCACCGCGACCGGCACGGCGATCGGCACCCCCGAGTACATGGCGCCCGAGCAGGCGCTCAGCGGCACCACCAGCCCGCAGAGCGACCTGTACTCGCTCGGTGTCGTGCTCGACGAGATGCTCACCGGCCGCAACCAGTTCTCCGCCCCGACCCCGCTCGCGTCCATGCGCCGGCACCTCGACGCGCCACCGACCCCGCCGCGCAAGCGCCGCCCGGACGTGCCCGAGGAGCTGGAACGGCTCGTGCTGTGGCTGCTGGAGAAGACCCCGGACCGGCGTCCGCCCGACGCCGCCACCGTCTACGACCATCTCGTCGGCTTCTGCCGCGAGCTGCCGCCGCTGCCCGGCTTCGTCGACCAGTCCCGGCGCAGCCCGGCACGCATGTACACCTCTGTGCTGCCGCCGCTCGCCGCGTCGGGGAGGTCCGCTGTCGAGACGCCGCCGCCTCCGCGGCCGGTGCCGCCGCGGAGCCGTACCGCCGAGCCCACCACCCCCACCCCCTCGATCGGCCGTACCGACATCGAGCTGGCGATGCAGGAGGCCAAGGATCTCAAGGGGGAGGCCCGGTTCAGCCAGGCGGCGGAGGTGCTGGCCCGGGTCGTCGAGCCCGCCACCCGGGCCTTCGGCGCGCACGACGCCGGCGTGATCGACCTGCGGATCGAGTACGCCGACGTGCTCTTCCTCGGCGGCGACTACCGCCGGGCCGCCCCCGAGTTCCGGCGGCTCGCCGAGGACCTCGCCGAGCGCGAAGGGCCCGACGACAGCCTCGTGCTGCGGTTCCGCCTCATGGAGGCCAACTGCCACGCCGCGGCCGGCGAGACCTCCCTCGCCCTCACCCAGCTCACCGGCCTGCTGGAGGACGAGAAGCGGTACGGCGTCGACGAGGACCGCATCCTCGAGCTGCGGCGGCAGATCGGGCTGCTGCAGCTCGGCTCCGGCGACCGCGCCGGCGCCGCCCGCACCTTCCGCGAGCTGCTGCCCGACCTGGAACGGCGGAGCGGCCCGGACAACCCCAACCTGCACCGGGTGAAGGAGATCCTCGACGGGCTGGAGGGTGAGGGCTGA